A genome region from Schistocerca americana isolate TAMUIC-IGC-003095 chromosome 1, iqSchAmer2.1, whole genome shotgun sequence includes the following:
- the LOC124545987 gene encoding UPF0687 protein C20orf27 homolog — MCEKESHHVHFGEDTETFGKDNEIIVKCTGSNTVTAQLGFLKLGHKYEIKFDVPCSVCNFRPSEYLDVSCFSDIPNKNCYLIAAVVESEVVHIAVHLVAYKEKLLKEEIRITEPTRQKGFTIHLLARVLGKNKGTPLLRNGVRCIGVESMDEDSEASDWQGF, encoded by the exons ATGTGTGAAAAGG AAAGTCATCATGTTCATTTTGGCGAGGATACGGAGACGTTTGGGAAGGATAATGAAATCATCGTGAAGTGCACAGGTTCTAATACTGTTACTGCCCAGTTAGGATTTTTAAAGTTAGGTCACAAATACGAAATAAAATTTGATGTGCCATGTAGTGTTTGCAACTTCAGGCCGTCCGAGTACTTAGATGTGTCATGCTTCTCGGACAttccaaataaaaattgttacCTTATTGCCGCAGTTGTTGAGAGTGAAGTTGTGCATATTGCGGTACACCTAGTAGCTTATAAGGAGAAACTGCTAAAGGAAGAGATTCGCATTACAGAGCCTACCCGCCAGAAAGGATTTACCATTCACCTGTTGGCTAGAGTGCTAG GAAAGAACAAAGGAACTCCTTTGCTGCGTAATGGTGTCCGTTGCATAGGTGTTGAATCAATGGATGAAGATTCAGAAGCTTCTGACTGGCAAGGCTTTTGA